DNA sequence from the Hoylesella buccalis ATCC 35310 genome:
CCAACAAAGATCCTAAGCTGAAAGCCATGTTGCGCGGTACCATTCTACGTCAATTGAAATGTATCAACATCGATCCCTACGCCAATGCTTTCAACATGGGACCGACGGGGGGCGAGTGGCAGAGCGACTTGACAGACATGAAACCCGAACTGCATGAGCGCAAATACGAGATTGATTCGCTATGTTATCCGCTCCGCTTGGCTTACCACTATTGGCAAGTAACTGGTGACGACTCTGTTTTTGGCCCCGAATGGATAGAGGCCATGAAGAATATCTTGAAGACGTTCCACGAACAGCAACGCAAGAATGGGGTAGGACCGTACAAATTCCAACGCAAGACCGAGCGACAATTGGACACCGTGTCAAACGACGGATTGGGAAACCCTGTGAAGCCAGTTGGACTTATTGCCTCATTCTTCCGCCCGTCAGACGACGCTACCACCTTTTTGTTCCTTGTTCCGTCCAATTTCATGGCGGTTTCTTCACTTCGCAAGGCTGCTGAGATTCTGACAAAGGTAAACAAGAACACTGTTTTGGCCAGCCAATGTACCGCTTTGGCCGATGAGGTGGCAGCTGCTTTACAGAAATATGCAGTACACAACCACCCCAAATATGGTAAGATTTATGCTTTTGAGGTTGATGGCTTCGGCAACCAGTTGCTCATGGACGATGCCAATGTGCCCAGTTTGTTGGGCATGGCTTACCTGGGTGATGTAGACGTGAACGACCCTATTTACCAGAACACGCGTCGCTTTGTGTGGAGCGAGGACAATCCTTATTTCTTCAAGGGCGCAGCGGGAGAAGGTGTTGGTGGACCGCATACTGGATATGACATGATTTGGCCAATGACCATTATGATGAAAGCCTTTACCAGCAACAACGACGCTGAAATCAAAGAATGTATCGAACAGCTCATGCGTACCGATGCCGGATTGGGCTTCATGCACGAGTCTTTCCATAAAAACGATGCCACAAAATTCACTCGTTCGTGGTTTGCTTGGCAGAACACGCTCTTCGGTGAACTGATTATCAAGCTTCTTGACGACGGCAAACTAAACGTATTGTTGAGTGCGAAACGATAATCAGAACAA
Encoded proteins:
- a CDS encoding glycoside hydrolase family 125 protein yields the protein MKQRMKLLAGASLMLGLSANGAMAYTMTAESTAIVAAADNTKLVTQRPPMAERLFVSNAVEKKIKEVRKLLKGNPYLAWMFENCFPNTLDTTVHFDGKDDTFVYTGDIHAMWLRDSAAQVWPYVQLANKDPKLKAMLRGTILRQLKCINIDPYANAFNMGPTGGEWQSDLTDMKPELHERKYEIDSLCYPLRLAYHYWQVTGDDSVFGPEWIEAMKNILKTFHEQQRKNGVGPYKFQRKTERQLDTVSNDGLGNPVKPVGLIASFFRPSDDATTFLFLVPSNFMAVSSLRKAAEILTKVNKNTVLASQCTALADEVAAALQKYAVHNHPKYGKIYAFEVDGFGNQLLMDDANVPSLLGMAYLGDVDVNDPIYQNTRRFVWSEDNPYFFKGAAGEGVGGPHTGYDMIWPMTIMMKAFTSNNDAEIKECIEQLMRTDAGLGFMHESFHKNDATKFTRSWFAWQNTLFGELIIKLLDDGKLNVLLSAKR